One window of the Pelobates fuscus isolate aPelFus1 chromosome 12, aPelFus1.pri, whole genome shotgun sequence genome contains the following:
- the PPP1R14B gene encoding protein phosphatase 1 regulatory subunit 14B, with the protein MAALSSPGSSPHTTSPKVYFQSPSESAEQPERRHQGKVTVKYDRKELRKRLRLEEWILDQLVALYDCQEEEIPELEIDVDELLDMETDQERGERVKELLTDCYKPTEAFVSGLLEKIQGMQKLSTPQKK; encoded by the exons ATGGCAGCTCTCAGTAGCCCAGGCTCCAGCCCCCACACCACTTCCCCCAAGGTGTACTTTCAGTCTCCCAGCGAGAGTGCTGAACAGCCAGAGAGACGGCATCAGGGCAAAGTGACTGTCAAGTATGACCGCAAAGAGCTCAGGAAGAGACTGCGCCTGGAGGAGTGGATCCTGGACCAGCTGGTGGCCTTGTATGACTGCCAG GAggaggaaattcctgaactggaAATAGATGTGGATGAATTACTGGACATGGAGACTGATCAGGAGAGAGGAGAGCGGGTTAAG GAACTGCTGACTGACTGTTACAAACCAACAGAG GCCTTTGTTTCTGGATTGCTGGAGAAGATTCAGGGAATGCAAAAACTGAGCACCCCTCAGAAAAAATAA